The nucleotide window GAACCTGTTGTAGCATCTTTGATTTGAATAAGAGTCATGCTTCTAGAGAGGTTTCTTCCTGGAATAACAGAGGCGATTTTGATCTCTTTAGGAAGAAACGCATCGCCAACTTGCATAACATCTTGAACTTCCACTTTCTTGATCATTTGTCCTTTGCTATTGAAAGCAAAGACTCTTAAAACCGCAAAAAATTCTGAGCTGATCCAGTATTGTGCCTTAGCGTATTGGCTAGGGATAGAAGGGCTTGCTTCATAAGCCCAGGAGTCAAATAGATTGAGGTGCTTGGTATAACCGAGTCCTCGAGCATTCTCCCAACGTATAAAATCAATACCCAGATCTTCAAAGCTAGCATCCGTATTGAGGATTTGTTTGGTTCGTTCAGTGCCTAATAGAATCTTCCAAGGGTCTTCTTTCTTTTTACGAGTCATGACATTACTTCCAGTTGAGGTGAAATCGACTCGTATATGAAGGGGGTTTTCTTGAAATTCATAGACCATGGTGCGGTCTTTTACCCGTAGTATGACTGGATGACGAACGGATTTGGATTTTCCTACTTTGTCTTTGTTGAGAACTTTAAGGACACCTTCCATTTTAAAATCTTGGAATTGCATGACATTCCAGACCTTGGCTTGAACAATCTCGGGGCTGGGGACGGGTTTAGAGCTGTCAATGCTTGCGGCAGTCGTTTGATTGACATTCATTGCGAGATAGGGAATGAGAGTAAGGATAGAGATATTCAAGCTCACATGATACCATAAAGACTTAAAGATCTGCGAAAGATCTTGGCTCCAAGAAGCATAGAGCCTTTTAGAAATATCATCTTTGGATATATCTTGGTCGACTCTCTTTTCTTTGTGGCTCAAGCTTTTACCCATTTTGTTGAACCTCTATCACATAGTTCGGGTTTAAAAAATGACAAGAAATCTTCATAGACTTAGCTGAGGGTAATAGCTGGATCGACTCTTGTAAAATATAACCTACGGTTCAGTCTTAGCTAATAAGAGGTGACTTTCCATATGTCGTCAGAGTTTTTGTTTATTATGTCAGGATTGGATAAGATCTATGAGTGGGATTTGATATTATTAAGGCTCATCAATGTAGAATGGACGAGTGATTGGCTAAATGTGATCATGTTACTTGTGTCTGACTTTGGTCTTTTCAAGTGGCCTTTGGTAGTAGGGGGTATTGGGCTCCTGATCTGGGGCAAATTTAAGGGGCGATTGTTTGTCTTTAGTCTCCTTTGGGCCCTTCTCATAGGAGACGCTGGCATTAATTCGAATATTAAGAAGACCATCAATAGGCCTAGACCGCATGAAAGTGTAGAAAATATAAACCATGTAAGACGTGAAGGATGGCAGTTGGTTGTAGAGCCTTCTAAACCACGACGTGTTGAAAAAGGACGTTCGATGACTTCTGGACACGCTTGCAATAATGTAGCAATAGCGCTGTTAGTAACTTTAATTTATGGCGGATGGTTTAGGTTGATTTGGCTATGGGCGGCGTTGGTCAGTTATTCACGTATCTATCTTGGCAACCATTTTCCCTCAGACATAATCGTTTCTTACTTTGTTGCAGGGTTCTATACAATTGGAATTTGTTATGTTGCGCAATTTCTTTGGAATAAAATGGGTAAATGGAAGTGGCCGCAGCTATATAATAAACATCAGCAGTTATATAAGTGGAGAAATCTGCTTGTTAGAAGCTAGAACACCTGGAAAGGTAGGAGGCTTGGCTCAGAGCTGTTTGCGTTGCTTATGCGCTTTTGTAGATCACAAGGAGATGAATAGGAAAGACAGTGGATGAAGCATTTGATGAAAGAACGATGTAGTGCGCAGGTGTATCTCGCAGCAGGGCTAAGGGCGATGGCTGTTTTCGCTTCTTTCTTGGACAGATTGGCTCCTAGTATGGGCTTTCCGCAGGTTTTGGTCATTTTATCTTTAGTTCAATCAAAAATAGAAGGTAACACGGCCATTTCATAGCTTTGAAACAGCCTCTAGTATGGCAAAAGGCAAACAGTCATTTTCGTATTTCCAGTGGAGTTTGGTCATCATTGTGGCTTTGACCCTCTTTCGTTTGTGGTTTGTAAACCGCATGGAGTTGGTAGGTGATGAGGCTTATTATTGGCTGTGGTCTAAGCACTTAGACTGGAGTTATTTTAGTAAAGGGCCCGGAGTCGCTTATACCATTGCTGCGGGGACAGAATTATTTGGCGATACCGTGCTTGGGGTGCGATTTTTCGCAGTGATCTTGAGTGCCTGTACTGCCGTGTGTTTATTTTGGTTAGGCTCTCAATTGTTTTCTCCCAAAATTGGCTTTTGGTGTGTGATCACCGCAGCGGTTATTCCGCTTTTTTCGCTGGGTAGCATCCTGATGACTATTGACCCATTGAGTGTTTTTTTCTGGGTCTTGGCAGCGAATGCTTTCTGGAGAGCAAAAGAGAGGAATCATTGGAGCTGTTTCTTTTGGTGGCTTTTAACTGGCTTATCGATTGGATTAGGAATGCTCTGTAAGTATACGAATGTTGCACAGTTGGCTTGTTTTTTTCTCTTCTGTCTTTGGGATAGGAAAGGTCGCCACTGCTTTCTTACCATAGGTTTTTGGTTGATGCTTGTGGTGATTGTCGCGTGTTTATACCCAGTCTATAGATGGAATGAGGCAAATGAATGGATTACACTAGAGCATTTGATTCACAGAGGAGGGTTGGATGAATCTTTTGAATATAATGTAGGAGAGGTTCTGGCATTTTGGGTGATGCAAGCCGTGGTGATATCACCTTTTATTTGGCTGGCAATGTTGGCAGCGGTTTTTCTTACCAAAGGCAGTAATGATCATGAAAAAACCAGTATCAGGTATGCAATCACTCTATTTCTACCTCTGCTGCTCTTTTACTCAGTATTAAGTTTAAAAGAAGCGGGCGAAGCGAATTGGGCAGTTCCAAGTTACATAGGCGGTATCCTGCTCGTTGTCGTATGTGCTATGAAACTCAGTGAGAAATGGAAAGGTGTAAGGTATGTTACCGGGCTAGTATTGGGGATAGCTTTAGTAGGGTCTCTTTTACTGCATGATGTGCCAGGAGCTAGCGAGATTAAGCCGATCAGACGGTTGTTAAATCGAGCCAAAGGAAGTGAGGATTTGGCTGAGCAAGTCAATTTATTACAAAGAGAGTATGGTGCTAGTTTTCTTATTGCCAATAAATATAGCTATGCCAGCCTCCTTAGTTTTTATGCAAAGAACAATCCAAGAGTTTATCTTCCCAGTCATGAAGGTATTATGAACCAGTATTCTTTTTGGTCGGGGTACGAGGATGGCTTCTGGCGTGAAACAGCACTATTTGTATCAGATTCAGATGATATACCAGTGCAATTAACACGTGAGTTTTCCGAAGTGATGCTTGTAAAAGAAAGCTACACGTATCATGAAGCAAATGAGATACGTAAGTTTTATTTCTTTGTCTGCGAGGAGTTTGGTGGTCGCGAAGATACGGTGGAATTATTAGAGGTTGGAGAGCAAGAGGTTATACAAGGAGATACAGATTAGTGAGAGTTTCAATAGTCATCCCATTTTATAATGAAGAAGAGAGTGTTGAAGAAGTGCTTCGGGAAGTATGTGGAGTTATGCCTGATGCTGAGGTGTTAGCTGTAGATGATGGCAGTGACGATTCAACAGCAGAAAAAATTAGCAACCATGCTAAATCCTCCAATGTTAGATATCTGGGTATGGCAAAGAACTGTGGCCAAAGTGCCGCCTTGTATCTAGGGCTTCATCACGCATCGGGCGATGTTTGTGTAATGATGGATGGGGATGGCCAGAATGATCCCGCTGATATTCCTGCGCTTCTAGAAAGATCTCGTGAAATGAATATTGTCTGTGGATATCGCAAGACCCGCCAAGATAACTGGCAAAAGAAAGTAGCATCTCGTATCGCCAATAATATACGTTCTTCTTTTTTACAGGATGGCGTGAGAGACACGGGCTGCACTCTAAAAGTGATACGTAAAGAGCATGTCAAGCAGCTCGTTCCTTTCAACGCTTTGCACCGTTTTCTACCTGCGCTTTTAAAAAATGCAGGTGTAGAGGTTATAGAGGTACCAGTGAACCATCGCCCGCGCAAGCGAGGTATATCTAAATATACGGTAGCTGGACGAGCCTGGAAGGGTATCTATGATTTGATAGGGGTTTCATGGTTATTGACAAGGCAGGTGACTTGGTCCATAAATCCTTATTCAACAGAGGTTTAGGTGGGCGATTAGCAAAATTTAAAGCTCAAAAAAGGGATGAGCAGAGAGATCTGAGAGGGTTATGAACGAAGTTCTATTTGATTTTCACTTATTTAATTTTCATGTCTCAGTTACAGCATGGAAGCTCATAGGTTACACAGGGGTATTTATGTTTGGAGGTCGTTGGGTCGTTCAAGTGATTGCTTCAAAAATAGCGAAGAAACCAGTGATGCCGAGGCTTTTTTGGCTTATGAGCATTGTCGGTAGTAGTATGTTGCTGGCTTATTTCATTTTTGGTAAAAATGATTCTGTAGGTGTCATGAGCAATCTTTTTCCCATGTGTGTTGCTTTATACAACCTCTATCTTGATATCACTCACAAGAAGACGATGCAGGCTCCTGTAGCAGTTGAGGAATCTCCAGAGCTGGTCGAGAGTAAGAGCTAGAGATACTTTTCTAAGATGGGCTTGAGATCTTCGGCGGTTTCTTTAGCCCAGTATTCTTTGGGTGTGAGAATGGCTTGAGCAAGAGCATGGTGTGATGCGGTTTCACTATCAAGAGGGATTTGACTGATAGCATGTAAGATGGTCTGGCTTCCCAAGGCGGCATTCTTTTTAAGGATGGTTGCAACGGAGTCGACCGTTACGGATTCTTCTTCTGGGTGCCAGCAGTCATAGTCAGTTACCATAGCGAGCGTGGCATAACTTATTTCAGCCTCACGAGCGAGTTTTGCCTCAGCTAAGTTAGTCATACCGATGACATCAAAATCAAGTTGGCGATGAAAATTGCTTTCCGCCAAGGTTGAGAAAGCAGGTCCCTCCATATTGACATAAGTTCCCCCCCAGTGGGCTTCAGCTCCCATAGTCGTAGCTGATTGGTAGAGGATAGTAGCTAGCTTTTCGCAGATGGGTTGTCCAAAGGCTACATGAGCCACAATGCCACTTCCAAAGAAAGTATGTTCTTCTCTATTTTTAGTGCGATCAAAGAACTGTAGAGGTATGACAAAATGACTGGGTTTGAGTTTTTCTTTTAGTGACCCTACTGCGCTGGCACTGATAATCCATCTAGCACCTAATTTTTTAAGTGCATATATATTGGATCGAAAAGGAATTTCAGAAGGAAGTAGATTATGGTGGGCACCATGACGGGGAATAAAAGCGACACGTCTTTGATTGATTTCTGCAACAGTGATGGTATCGGATGGACTTCCAAAAGGAGTATCCATGGTGATTTTTTCTCCTTCAGCAAATTCAGGGATCTGGTAAAGACCAGTTCCACCAATGATTCCAATTGCGCAGGTTTGGTTTTTCTTCATGTGTAGTGAACTTATTCGACTGTGACAGACTTAGCTAAGTTTCTAGGCTTATCAACATCTCGTCCAAGAATCACAGCCGTGTGGTAGGACAGTAATTGTAGAGGGACAACATTAAGAATAGGTTGAAAAGTCTCAAGTGTTTTAGGAACATACAATACGTCATCGCATAAGTTCTCAATATCTGGGTCGCCTTCATTGGTCAAGGCAATCACGGAACCGTTTCGCGCTTTGATCTCTTCAATGCTATTTACATTTTTTTCATAGAGTGTGTCGCGTGGGGTAATGACGATGGAAGGAACATTTGGCTCAACTAGAGCAATAACACCATGCTTAAGTTCTGAAGAGGGATAACCTTCAGCATGAATGTAGGTAATCTCTTTCATTTTTAGAGCACCCTCTAATGCAATAGGGTAATTAGCTTGGCGGCCCATGAATAGCATACTCTTTGAATTGGCATATTTTTCGGCAACTTTTCGGATTTTTGCTGATTGACCAAGAATCGTTTCAATTTGGTTAGGGAGTTCTTCTAAGGCATGGATTATTTTCTGACCCGCCGACGCTGATAGGTAGCGCATGCGGCCTAGTAGAAGCCCAATGAGAGAAAATATGGTGACCTGAGAAACAAACGATTTTGTAGCCGCAACTCCAATCTCCGGGCCGGCATGCATATAAACGCCTCCATCGCTTTCTCGCGCAATGGTGCTACCAACGTTATTACAAATACCTAGGCAACGAAACCCTTTACGTTTGGCTTCACGGAGCCCACCCAGAGTATCGATGGTTTCTCCGGATTGACTGATGGCAAAGAACAAGGTGTTGCGCTCTAGTGGGCAGTTGCGGTAGCGAAATTCACTGGCATAGTCCCATTCCATAGGAATGTTGGCAAGGTTTTCAATGATATTTTCACCCACCATGGCCGCATGAAGGGCTGTACCACAGGCTACAGCAAAGATTCGATCAATCTCACGCAATTGCTCAGGCGTTAGGTTAAGGCCACCTAGTTTTGCGGAGGCTTCTTCGATGCTAATTCTTCCACGGAAAGCATTTTTTATGGCAGTGGGTTGCTCAAATATTTCCTTTAGCATGAAGTGAGGAAAATCACCGAGTTCAGCACTACCAGGTTCGTAGTCCAATTTCTGAATTTTCAGCTTCATGGTTTTATTGCTGAAGAGTGGTTTCACATGAAACTCATCTTTGGTCAGTGTAGCAATTTGGAAATCTTGGAGATAGACGACCTTTTTGGTGTAGGCTCCCAGGGCGAGTGTGTCGCTAGCCAAAAACTGTTCACCATTGCCTATGCCAAGAACCAGAGGGCTACCGCGTCTAGCTCCCAATATGAAATCTGGAATATCCTCATGAATCAGGGCAATACCGTAGGTTCCTTGGATTTCGTTGAGGGCTTGCCTCAAAGCCGACTCAAGCCGTTCCCTATAATCAGGCTCATGACCTTTCTCATAATAGTAACCAACAAGGTGAGCCAAGACTTCTGAATCTGTTTTAGTGCAAAAAGTATGTCCTTTCTCTCTCAGCAGTCGCTTAATGGTTTGGTAATTATCGATTACTCCATTGTGGACGAGTGCAATTTTGCCTGATTGATCAACATGTGGGTGTGCATTGGCATCATTGGCTTCACCATGAGTTGCCCAACGTGTATGACTGATGCCAATTGTGCCCGTAGAAGGTTTTCTTTCGACAAGTTCCAAGAGATCCTTGATCCTGCCGGATTTTTTCTTAACTTGAAGGCCTGCCCCATTAATAGTTGCAATACCTGAGGAGTCGTATCCGCGATACTCTAATCTACCTAAAGCA belongs to Verrucomicrobiota bacterium and includes:
- a CDS encoding outer membrane lipoprotein-sorting protein — translated: MGKSLSHKEKRVDQDISKDDISKRLYASWSQDLSQIFKSLWYHVSLNISILTLIPYLAMNVNQTTAASIDSSKPVPSPEIVQAKVWNVMQFQDFKMEGVLKVLNKDKVGKSKSVRHPVILRVKDRTMVYEFQENPLHIRVDFTSTGSNVMTRKKKEDPWKILLGTERTKQILNTDASFEDLGIDFIRWENARGLGYTKHLNLFDSWAYEASPSIPSQYAKAQYWISSEFFAVLRVFAFNSKGQMIKKVEVQDVMQVGDAFLPKEIKIASVIPGRNLSRSMTLIQIKDATTGSGL
- a CDS encoding phosphatase PAP2 family protein; this translates as MSSEFLFIMSGLDKIYEWDLILLRLINVEWTSDWLNVIMLLVSDFGLFKWPLVVGGIGLLIWGKFKGRLFVFSLLWALLIGDAGINSNIKKTINRPRPHESVENINHVRREGWQLVVEPSKPRRVEKGRSMTSGHACNNVAIALLVTLIYGGWFRLIWLWAALVSYSRIYLGNHFPSDIIVSYFVAGFYTIGICYVAQFLWNKMGKWKWPQLYNKHQQLYKWRNLLVRS
- a CDS encoding glycosyltransferase family 39 protein; amino-acid sequence: MAKGKQSFSYFQWSLVIIVALTLFRLWFVNRMELVGDEAYYWLWSKHLDWSYFSKGPGVAYTIAAGTELFGDTVLGVRFFAVILSACTAVCLFWLGSQLFSPKIGFWCVITAAVIPLFSLGSILMTIDPLSVFFWVLAANAFWRAKERNHWSCFFWWLLTGLSIGLGMLCKYTNVAQLACFFLFCLWDRKGRHCFLTIGFWLMLVVIVACLYPVYRWNEANEWITLEHLIHRGGLDESFEYNVGEVLAFWVMQAVVISPFIWLAMLAAVFLTKGSNDHEKTSIRYAITLFLPLLLFYSVLSLKEAGEANWAVPSYIGGILLVVVCAMKLSEKWKGVRYVTGLVLGIALVGSLLLHDVPGASEIKPIRRLLNRAKGSEDLAEQVNLLQREYGASFLIANKYSYASLLSFYAKNNPRVYLPSHEGIMNQYSFWSGYEDGFWRETALFVSDSDDIPVQLTREFSEVMLVKESYTYHEANEIRKFYFFVCEEFGGREDTVELLEVGEQEVIQGDTD
- a CDS encoding glycosyltransferase family 2 protein: MRVSIVIPFYNEEESVEEVLREVCGVMPDAEVLAVDDGSDDSTAEKISNHAKSSNVRYLGMAKNCGQSAALYLGLHHASGDVCVMMDGDGQNDPADIPALLERSREMNIVCGYRKTRQDNWQKKVASRIANNIRSSFLQDGVRDTGCTLKVIRKEHVKQLVPFNALHRFLPALLKNAGVEVIEVPVNHRPRKRGISKYTVAGRAWKGIYDLIGVSWLLTRQVTWSINPYSTEV
- a CDS encoding lipid-A-disaccharide synthase N-terminal domain-containing protein; protein product: MNEVLFDFHLFNFHVSVTAWKLIGYTGVFMFGGRWVVQVIASKIAKKPVMPRLFWLMSIVGSSMLLAYFIFGKNDSVGVMSNLFPMCVALYNLYLDITHKKTMQAPVAVEESPELVESKS
- the mtnP gene encoding S-methyl-5'-thioadenosine phosphorylase; the encoded protein is MKKNQTCAIGIIGGTGLYQIPEFAEGEKITMDTPFGSPSDTITVAEINQRRVAFIPRHGAHHNLLPSEIPFRSNIYALKKLGARWIISASAVGSLKEKLKPSHFVIPLQFFDRTKNREEHTFFGSGIVAHVAFGQPICEKLATILYQSATTMGAEAHWGGTYVNMEGPAFSTLAESNFHRQLDFDVIGMTNLAEAKLAREAEISYATLAMVTDYDCWHPEEESVTVDSVATILKKNAALGSQTILHAISQIPLDSETASHHALAQAILTPKEYWAKETAEDLKPILEKYL
- the glmS gene encoding glutamine--fructose-6-phosphate transaminase (isomerizing); the encoded protein is MCGIVAYIGERDAQPILLDALGRLEYRGYDSSGIATINGAGLQVKKKSGRIKDLLELVERKPSTGTIGISHTRWATHGEANDANAHPHVDQSGKIALVHNGVIDNYQTIKRLLREKGHTFCTKTDSEVLAHLVGYYYEKGHEPDYRERLESALRQALNEIQGTYGIALIHEDIPDFILGARRGSPLVLGIGNGEQFLASDTLALGAYTKKVVYLQDFQIATLTKDEFHVKPLFSNKTMKLKIQKLDYEPGSAELGDFPHFMLKEIFEQPTAIKNAFRGRISIEEASAKLGGLNLTPEQLREIDRIFAVACGTALHAAMVGENIIENLANIPMEWDYASEFRYRNCPLERNTLFFAISQSGETIDTLGGLREAKRKGFRCLGICNNVGSTIARESDGGVYMHAGPEIGVAATKSFVSQVTIFSLIGLLLGRMRYLSASAGQKIIHALEELPNQIETILGQSAKIRKVAEKYANSKSMLFMGRQANYPIALEGALKMKEITYIHAEGYPSSELKHGVIALVEPNVPSIVITPRDTLYEKNVNSIEEIKARNGSVIALTNEGDPDIENLCDDVLYVPKTLETFQPILNVVPLQLLSYHTAVILGRDVDKPRNLAKSVTVE